The Heyndrickxia vini genome contains a region encoding:
- a CDS encoding NADH dehydrogenase subunit 5 encodes MLVSLSSSTLLTIFIITLSASCLSGLLFLHPKIPLRYVQIHICIVVLPLLVSLFALIISNTNEIVGPWHLDSLSWLLALFILSMGLIIQRFSVRYLMGDRFYRKYFTLFTFTTVAASIAWLSNDLRLMVFFWGATLLGLTLLIRLNRSWKVANEAAKVTGRLFTISWFALLCAVGWLYLVTGQWEISFAFSDNRLALLGPMERTGINLLILLAVMIPAAQWPFQRWLIESVVAPTPVSAIMHAGLVNAGGIILTRFSPLFNGDIMQILLLILASISVFIGTGISLVHVDYKRQLVGSTIAQMGFMLIQCALGAYLAAIIHLVLHGLFKATLFLQAGSAGHDFRASSSLKEKPSNLWMMSGRVLGLLVGVAFWFMAPDNGYQIVSAIILGWSLSVSWTQLVVFGKGRIGKIAGLAFMIGFSGVYFIIHIFFSQWLRTTISQSFQPPMWAVVFVVCFLLVGHAIGALAARKQSSTLFAVLYLWFVRFGEAKPKSVESHPNYLKKFIHQGGNQ; translated from the coding sequence ATGTTAGTTTCACTGAGTTCATCGACATTGTTAACAATATTTATTATTACGCTTAGTGCGTCTTGCTTAAGTGGTTTACTATTTTTACATCCCAAAATACCCTTACGATATGTTCAGATTCATATCTGTATAGTTGTTTTACCTCTATTGGTCTCATTATTTGCACTTATTATTTCCAATACCAATGAAATTGTTGGACCTTGGCACTTAGATTCCTTATCTTGGCTATTGGCATTATTTATTCTTTCGATGGGATTAATTATTCAGCGTTTTTCCGTACGATACTTAATGGGAGATCGCTTTTATAGAAAGTACTTTACACTTTTTACATTCACTACAGTAGCAGCTTCAATTGCATGGTTAAGTAATGATTTACGCTTAATGGTCTTTTTTTGGGGTGCCACACTTTTAGGGTTGACTTTACTTATAAGACTAAACCGGAGTTGGAAAGTAGCTAATGAAGCGGCAAAAGTAACTGGTCGCTTATTTACAATAAGCTGGTTTGCTTTGTTGTGTGCGGTAGGTTGGCTTTATTTGGTTACGGGTCAATGGGAGATATCTTTCGCTTTTAGTGATAATCGTTTAGCTCTTCTTGGACCAATGGAGAGAACTGGGATTAATCTATTGATTTTATTAGCTGTAATGATACCTGCCGCCCAATGGCCATTCCAACGTTGGCTAATAGAGTCAGTCGTTGCTCCTACTCCTGTTTCTGCGATCATGCATGCAGGGTTAGTAAATGCAGGTGGAATCATCTTAACGAGATTCTCCCCACTATTTAATGGAGATATAATGCAGATTCTTTTACTTATACTTGCTAGTATTTCTGTATTTATTGGAACAGGAATTAGTTTGGTCCATGTTGATTATAAACGTCAGTTAGTTGGATCAACAATTGCACAAATGGGATTTATGCTCATTCAGTGTGCATTAGGTGCTTATTTAGCTGCTATTATTCATTTAGTTTTACATGGTTTATTTAAAGCTACATTGTTTTTGCAGGCTGGTTCAGCAGGTCACGATTTTCGTGCATCATCTAGCCTTAAGGAAAAACCATCAAACTTATGGATGATGTCTGGTCGGGTTTTAGGCTTACTTGTAGGTGTTGCTTTTTGGTTTATGGCTCCAGATAATGGATATCAAATTGTTAGTGCAATCATCCTTGGATGGTCATTGTCTGTTTCTTGGACACAGCTTGTTGTTTTTGGAAAGGGGAGAATTGGCAAAATTGCTGGTTTAGCATTTATGATTGGATTTTCTGGAGTTTACTTTATCATTCATATTTTCTTCTCTCAGTGGTTGCGAACAACTATTTCTCAAAGTTTTCAACCTCCCATGTGGGCTGTCGTCTTTGTTGTGTGTTTCTTACTAGTTGGTCATGCTATTGGTGCTTTGGCTGCCCGTAAACAATCTTCTACTTTATTTGCTGTACTCTATCTTTGGTTCGTACGATTTGGTGAGGCTAAACCTAAGTCGGTAGAAAGTCATCCAAACTACCTTAAGAAATTTATACATCAAGGAGGTAATCAGTGA